One window of the Tachypleus tridentatus isolate NWPU-2018 chromosome 10, ASM421037v1, whole genome shotgun sequence genome contains the following:
- the LOC143229415 gene encoding cadherin-86C-like, translated as MKVVARETRSSKTLSAEAKIRVNILDSNDNIPQFSKETYEATIKEDAAPGTFVTRIYATDRDTGNYGKIRYTAINGPIAELMNLDPDTGEVTLTSSQGLDRENVPKYTLTIEARDDLGRGNRNVTRLEIRLLDINDNKPVFEQPRYDAILNSDLSGFDQKIFIKAKDPDAAGTNNKLTYRILNGPHSDRFRINQATGELTLTRPITSGSQSSATPVVLRVQADDGGSPSQQTTIEVQIHTQDYLNRTIQFIISRPINDVRANKDNVERSLSKLTGSRVNIYYLEPLEGQNEKTVAKAWVAFPQNSTVNTEEVQSAVSNINDREYSQKKKPRKE; from the exons ATGAAG GTTGTAGCCAGAGAAACTCGTTCTTCTAAAACTCTGTCAGCCGAAGCGAAGATTAGGGTTAACATTCTTGATTCGAACGATAATATCCCGCAGTTTTCTAAAGAAACGTATGAAGCCACGATAAAAGAAGATGCAGCACCTGGAACCTTTGTGACAAGAATTTAT GCAACAGACCGCGACACTGGCAACTACGGTAAAATTCGCTATACAGCAATCAATGGACCTATTGCGGAATT AATGAATTTGGATCCAGACACAGGAGAAGTGACTCTAACCTCATCACAAGGCCTGGATAGAGAAAATGTGCCAAAGTATACATTGACTATTGAAGCACGCGACGATTTGGGTCGTGGAAACAGAAATGTCACCCGCCTTGAGATTCGTCTTCTGGACATTAATGACAACAAACCCGTGTTCGAACAACCACGTTACGACGCCATATTGAATTCAGACTTGAGTGGCTTTgatcaaaaaatatttatcaag GCTAAAGATCCTGATGCAGCTGGAACCAACAATAAATTGACCTATCGCATCTTGAATGGACCTCACAGTGACAGGTTTAGGATAAACCAAGCAACTGGAGAACTGACTCTTACGCGACCGATTACCTCAGGAAGTCAGTCTTCAGCGACCCCTGTCGTCCTAAGAGTCCAGGCTGATGATGGCGGCTCGCCTTCTCAACAAACTACAATAGAAGTTCAAATTCATACACAG gaTTACCTTAACCGTACAATCCAGTTTATCATTTCTCGACCAATAAATGACGTCAGAGCAAACAAGGATAATGTTGAGAG ATCTCTGAGTAAGTTAACAGGATCTCGAGTTAACATCTATTACCTGGAACCTCTGGAAGGACAGAATGAAAA GACTGTAGCAAAAGCCTGGGTAGCCTTCCCTCAGAACTCTACAGTCAACACTGAAGAAGTGCAAAGTGCTGTAAG taatattAACGATCGAGAGTATTCCCAAAAGAAGAAACCAAG GAAAGAATGA